TCGGATTAAGTTTTGGAAGGTGGCCATAAAATTCTCAATTGCATCTTAGGTTTCTTTTGAATGCTGGGCAATGTATTGGTCCCGACAGGACGTGCTGCAGAAATAAATATCATGTCCATTGAATTTCAGATGGATGGCATTGCGCCGTGGAAAATAAGCGTCACAAAACGGATCTTTGATCATGACATCATCAATCTGCCTGCCAGCGGGATCGGAAACCTTTTCCTTCGGCCGGGTGTCGGGAAACATCCAAGTTCGCACTGAGCGGTACAGCAAATAGCCCACAACGAAAAGTATTAAAAATTTGATCATTGATATTCAATCACCTTTTGCTCATCCTCCCCCAGCTGATCCAACAATGATTGCATGCTCTGGTGCAAGACCGGATGAAGGATAGTTGGGTCTATATCACAAATTGGCTTTAAGACAAAACGCCTTTGATGCATCCGCGGGTGCGGCACGATCAGATGCTCGGATTCAATGATGCGATCATCATACAAAAGGATATCCAAATCCAGAACCCGAGGGCCAAAGCGAATCACGTCGCGCTTGCGGCCGGCTGCTCGCTGCACCTTTTCAATTTGATCGAGCAGTTCAAATGGATCCAGTGCGGTCTCAAGCTTAACCACCATATTGATAAACCAGTCTTGGTTTTTATAATCCACCGGTTCGGTTGTATAAACACGTGATTGCGCAATAGCACGAGATTTGGCACCACGGGTGAGCGTCGTAATTCCCTGTCGGCAATTCTGCAGCCGGTCTCCCATATTGGAGCCCACCGATATATATACAATGTGTATCGCCATTGGGATAAGCCTAAACCTTACACCAAGCCACTAAAACGTAAAGAAAATATCAAGAATAGGCTGTTTCTAAAACTTGGCGGCTTTGCGTAAGACAAATCGGTGATTCTATCTCCAGGCATCCGGCTGAAGCTCACCCGTATAGATGAGGCGCGCATCGCCCTCCATGTAAATATGCTGATACTGGCCGTCGGCAACATCAAAATAAATGGTCAGCCGCGAAGCGCTGCGGGTTTCTACTTCCACCGGTGGTTGCAGGTTAAAGCGGCTTGCTGAAATAATGGCACTGGCAATTGCACCGGTGCCGCAAGCCAGGGTTTCGTCTTCCACTCCCCTTTCATAGGTCCGGATTTTAATGGCGTTACCTTGACGGTGTTCGACAAAATTAGCGTTCGTCCCGGCCGGTGCAAAGGTATGGTGGTGGCGAATTTCACGCCCCAGCGCAACCACATCCAGATCATCAACTTGCTCTACAAAAGCCACCGCATGCGGCACACCGGTATTGATACTGCTGATCTCCAAAGAAATATTCGACAACTTCAGCGCATAGTCCAGTTTAAGGTTCGAAGGATCCGGCATCTGCACTTTAACACGCTCCTTATCGATCTGGGCGCTCACCAAACCGGCATCGGTTTCAAACGTCAACGTGGATCCGGCAATACCGGTAATATGGGCAAATCTGGCGGCGCAGCGCGCGCCGTTGCCACACATTTCAGCTCTGCTGCCATCGGAATTAAAAAACCGCCAGCGAAAATCATGCCGCTCTGAGGTTTCAATTAGAATGAGCCCATCAGCCCCGGCCGACATTTTGCGCCGGCAAACCTCGCTGATAAAGCCGGTTAAATCATCGTCATTGATTTTGTGGTCGCGGTTGTCGATGATAATAAAATCATTGCCGGCCCCACTCATCTTGTAAAATGGGATTGGGTTCATGCCTCTTCCTATGTTTGTGGTCAACACTCATGTGGTTCATTTTATTTAACAACACGGTTTTCTTTAGGTTTCAGGTGTCAGTAAAAACATGATTGAAATCAGAATATTTTAAAAATTCGTCCGTGATTGCTACTGAATAGTAAAGGCTCAAAGCTGGCCACCGAAGGACTGACACCTGACACCCGACACCCGACACCTGAAACCACCGGTACTAGTCATTCAAAAAAGGCGGCAGCGATTCCCCTCGAACGAGATCCTCGTATGTTTCTCTTTGCTTGACGACATGAAACTGGTCATCTTTGACCATCACTTCCGCAACTCTCGGGCGTGAGCAGTAATTTGAAGACATGACAAAGCCGTAAGCGCCGGCGCTCATAACAGCCAGAAGGTTACCCCCTTCGACATCGGCCAAACGGCGATCTGCTGCCAGAAAATCACCGCTTTCACAAATCGGCCCGACAACATCGGCGACAGTTGGCGATGCCGCTGTGCGCACGACGGGCTTGATTTCATGAAAGGCATTATAGAGTGTCGGACGTAACAAGTCGTTCATACCGGCATCGACAATGATGAATTTTTTGTCCGGGCCGGATTTTTTATAGAGCGCCCGTGTTACCAGGATACCGGCATTGCCAACCAATACCCTGCCCGGTTCCAAAACGAGCGTAACTGCCGATCCTTCAAGGTGCTTTAAAAAAGCTTTGGCATATTCAGATAAAGATGGCGGGCTCTCATCGCCATAGGTAATGCCCAGGCCACCCCCCATGTCGATATATCGGATGTCGATGCCCAGTTCAGATTTGAGGCGCAGCATTAATGCTCTAACGCTTTTAAGCGCATCCTCAAATGGCCCGGCCTCAGTTATCTGCGAGCCGATATGGCAATCGATGCCGATGACATCAATATGCTCGAGTTTAGAAGCCAACTGATATCCTTCAATGGCGGCTTCGGTGTTGATGCCAAACTTATTTTTTTTGAGACCTGTCGAAATGTAAGGGTGGGTTTTGGGATCGACATCCGGATTGACCCGAATGGCAACTTTTGCCTGTCGGTTTAATGCGGCGGCCCGCTGGTCAATCTGTTTGAGCTCGTCAATTGATTCCAAGTTGAACATTAAGATGCCCGCTTTAAGGGCATCGTCAATTTCATCTATGCGTTTGCCAACACCGGAATAGACAATCCGCTCCGGCGCAAACCCCGCCTGCAGTCCACGATACAGCTCTCCGCCTGAAACAATGTCAAGACCACATCCACCGGCAGCAAATAGTTTCAATATCGCCAAATTGGTATTGGCTTTGGCAGAGAAGCAAACCAGATAGTCGATTTTCTCAAAAGCCTCTTTGAAAGCTGTAAGATGGCGAGTCAAGGTTGCATGGCTGTACAAGTAAAACGGTGTGCCCACTTTGTCAGCAATCCTTTGCACCGGAACATCTTCACAGAACAATTGATTTTCCCGATAGGTAAAGTGATGCATGCTGTTTCCTAGTAAACGCAGCTTGATATTCGTTATGTGTTGATCGACCGATGTTGGATTGCGAAAAATTTAGTTTTTCAACACCCATAACTCATAACAGATAACGAATGCCATCTGATTCAATGACGATTCAATCCGGTTAATGGTCGAATTTAACGCTATTGGAGGCTTTGCCACTGTATCCGTATTCATCAAAGAGGATGACTTTATAGATGTAGCGATAGCCGGAATCGATTATCTCGCTGTACTGAAGCCTCCGAGGGCCTGATTTATCAGACGCCTTCGCATGGACTGGAATCTCAGCCACAATTTCGAAACGAAGCGGACATTCTTCACAGCCGATTTCCTGGCCGGTTTGGGTGGCACGCAGCACCTTAATTGTCGCCGGCTCAGCAATGTTGCCGCCTGCTGTGCTCGGGAGCGTCCAACTGAGCTCGACCACATCGTTTTTAAGCGTGTGTCGCAAATCTTGAACCACCGGGGGCAAAGGGCGCTTTGGTGGCCGTGGTGGACCCTTTTTACCGCAGCCCTGCCACACACAGCTTAAAACAGCGAGTGCCATAAGCAGACACACCCGAAAGAGGCGATGGGGATAAACACTCGTCTGTATGGGGGCGGATCTAAACAATCTTTTTCCGTTAGGCACCTTTTTGCAGCTGCTTTTCAGCTGCTTTGACAGCTGCTTTGACGGACCGGGTTGCTGTACCGCCGATCGTGGCCCGCCGGTCGATCATTTGTTGGGTTTCCAGAAAATCAAATATCTCTGCTTCAATCAGGTCTGAAAATTGCTGCAATTCCGCCAGTGAAAGTGCAAGAATTTCTTTGCGCTTGTGAATGGCGTAACCGACAATCTGGCCGACACAATGGTGTGCTTTCCGAAAAGGCATGCCTTTGGTGACCAGGTAATCGGCCAAATCGGTGGCATTGAGATAACCCATTTCAGCCGCCGCTTGCATGCGGCGCTTATTAAATTTGATCTTGGGCAGCAATTGAGCCGTTATGGCGACACAGGCGCTCAGGGTATCAACAGCATCAAAAAGAAGTGCTTTGTCCTCCTGCATATCGCGATTGTATGACAGTGGCAAAGACTTCATGATGGTTAGCATCGCCATCAAGTTGCCAAAGACGCTACCGCTTTTGCCTCGGATCAGTTCGGCAACATCGGGGTTTTTTTTCTGCGGCATAATACTGCTGCCGGTGGCAAATGCATCTGGCAGTTCGATGAAGTCAAATTCAGCTGAGGACCAGAGGATCAGTTCTTCTGAAAGCCGGCTGAGGTGCATCATGCAAATACTGGCCGCAGATAAAAATTCGATCATAAAATCGCGATCGGCCACTGAATCCATGCTGTTGGCCGAAACTTTTTTAAAACCGAGCAATCCGGCGGTATATTTTCTGTCGATCGGGTGGGAAGTGCCCGCAAGCGCTGCGCTGCCCAGCGGCATGACATCAATGCGAACCAAACAATCGTTCAGGCGTTCCGTATCTCTTGAAAACATTTCGTAATACGCCAGCAAATGATGCGCCAGCAGAACCGGTTGGGCTCGCTGCAGATGGGTGTAACCCGGCAGCACGGTCTCAACATGCCGTTTGGCAACCCGGACCAGCGCTTTGCGCAAGCGGCCCATCAATCCAATGATCACGGCGACGGCATCTTTTAGATATAGACGAACGTCCAACGCCACCTGATCATTGCGGCTCCTGGCGGTATGCAGTTTCTGGGCAACAGGGCCTACGATCTCCGCCAACCGCGATTCGATATGCATATGAATGTCTTCCAAAGCCGCTTGATAGTCAAATGCATGCGCTTCAATTTCTTTTTCGACCTTTTTAAGACCCGCCGTCAATTGTCTGGCTTCTTTAGATGTGATGATGCCAGCCTTTGCCAGCGTTTTACAATGCGCAATACTGCCCTGGATATCAAATGCATACAGTCGCCGATCCACATCAATGGAAGAAGTAAAGGTTTCGACAATTTCAGCGGTATTTTCTTTAAACCTTCCGGCCCACAGCTTTTCTGACATGGCAATAACGATATTGGTTAATAGTTGTTGGTTATTGGTTATTAGGATCGGGCACTTATTCTGTCCGATTCGATAATTTTATTTTTCGATCAGTTTTTGAATTCTTAATCTCAGCGCGTTTAAGCGAATAAAGCCCTCGGCATCTTTCTGGTTATAGACCTGATCGTCTTCAAAGGTAGCAAAGTCTTCCCGATAAAGGGATCGATCTGACTTGCGGCCCAGAACCCGGCAGTTGCCCTTATACAATTCAAGACGTACGGTTCCGGATACATTTTGCTGGGTCATGTCAATCATGTTTTGCAACACTTTCATCTCAGGCGCAAACCAGAAACCATTGTAAATCAGCTGCGCGTATTTGGGGATTAGCGAATCCCGCAGATGAACAACCTCACGATCCAGTGTAATGGATTCCATTGCCATGTGGGCAGCACGCAAAATCGTACCGCCAGGCGTCTCATAAACGCCGCGGGATTTCATGCCCACGTAACGATTCTCAACCAGATCCACCCGCCCGATACCGTGTTGACCGCCACAAGAATTCAAGGCCTTAAGCATTTCCGCCGCAGTTAGCTTTTTACCGTTTAGCTCAACCGGATTGCCCTTTTGAAATGTCAACTCGATGACTTCGGCTTTGTCCGGTGCCTGTTTGGGTGAAACCGTCAGCGTAAAAATGTCTTCGGGCGCCTCAGCCCAGGGGTCTTCAAGTATACCGCCTTCATAACTGATATGCAGCAAATTGGAATCCGTGCTATAGGGTTTATCATGGGTGGCCTGAACTGCGATACCATGTCGAGCGGCAAACTCCATTAAAGCGGTGCGTGAATTCAGGTCCCACTCCCGCCAGGGTGCAATAATACGGATACCCGGATCATGGGAAAGATAACCCAGCTCGAATCGAACTTGATCATTACCTTTACCGGTGGCACCGTGACTGACGGCCTCAGCTTTTTCAAGATGCGCAATCTCAATCTGGCGCTTGGCAATCAGCGGCCTGGCCAAAGAGGTTCCCAGCAGATACTGGCCCTCGTAAATGGCATTGGCACGAAAAGCCGGAAATACATATTCGCTGACAAATTCTTCCGTCAGATCTTCAATATATGCCTTGGTCGCACCGGTATTGTACGCATTTTCCCTGATTTCTTCCAGATCGTCTTCCTGACCGATAGCCGCAGAAAATGTCACCACCTCACAGTGATAGGTTTCAATCAGCCACTTTAAAATGACCGAAGTATCCAGCCCTCCGGAATAGGCCAGAACCACTTTGTTGATTTGATCCGTCAAAATAGTCACCTCCGCTTCCGGTTATCCCGTTTAGCCGGTTGAACCAGTTGAGCCGGTTTAATTTAAAAATGAATTCTTTTTTTCTTTACGGGCAGACCGGCTAACGGGCCTACGGGCTCAACCCGATTAACATGCGCTGTATGAATTTACAACCATCGAAAGAATAAGCGTTGCTTTTCTTTAGATAAATTCTATTGACTTATTAAGATATCTAGGATCGCTTTGTGCATATGAAGCTTGTTCTCGGATTGGTCCCAAACAACAGACTGAGGGCCTTCCAAAACTTCTTCGCTAATTTCTTCTTCGCGATGGGCCGGTAGGCAATGCAGCACAATCGCATCTTCGGCTGCTTTTTTCATAAGTGCTGCATTGACCTGAAATGGCGCAAAGATCTTCTTGCGGGATTGCTGCTCATCCTCCTGCCCCATACTGGCCCAGACATCCGTGTTGACCACATCCGCATCTTTGATGGCAGCGACAGGGTCGGAGCCGAGTGTTATGCGCGCTGCTGGTTTCTTTTTGGCCCTGTCGACAATCTGTTTTTCCGGAAAATAATCCGGCGGACAAGCCAAAGACAGCTCAAAACCCAAAACGGCAGCGGCATTGATCCAAGATTGCGCCATATTGTTACCATCGCCGATCCAGGCAATCTTTAAATTATCAACAGACCCCTTATGCTCAATAACGGTTAGCAAATCACTCAGAACCTGGCAGGGATGATAGGCATCGGTTAGCGCATTGATCACCGGTATGGTCGAAAATTGCGCGAATTCTTCGATCGTTGTTTGAGAAAAGGTGCGAATGGCCAAAGCATCCAGATAACGTGAAAGCACCCTGGCGGTATCTTTTATAGGCTCAGCCCGCGACATTTGGGTATCTTTGGAACTGATAAATAACGGTGAGCCGCCCAATTGCACCATCGCCGTTTCAAATGAAACCCGGGTGCGGGTCGATGGTTTATCAAACAGAAGCCCGAGGCTTTTGCCGGCATGCAATGCTTGAGCGGTGCCTTTCTGCTGTCTTTCCTTGAGCTCAACCGCCCTTTTGAAAAAGGCCTCAAATTCGTCCTTGGCCATATCGGCCAGTGTCAGCAGATGTTTGGTCATCCCTATACCTCCATCTTATCCCATAGCTGAAAGTGCATGAAAATAGATGAGAATCATCTAACGAAATATATACAGTAGGCATGTGCAAATGCATCATTTATTTTATATTTGTGCCAAATTAATTCGAATGCTGAACATTTTTAATTCTTATCTCTCCTCATGCAATATCAGCGAAGATTTTGTCAAGACAATCAACAAGCTGATCAATTTCTTCCTGGGTGATGATCAAAGGCGGAATAAATCTCAAAATGCGATCCTGGATACAATTGATCAAAAAACCGTTTTGCATGCATTGCTTTACGATCGGCGCCCCGTCAATTTTTAGTTTCATGCCAAGCAGCAGACCCTGCCCGCGCACATCTTTGATGACACTATGGCGGTCTTTTAACGCCTGCAGTCGCTTTCTGAAATAAGCCCCGGCAGCTCTGCTTTTTTCGATAACGCCGCCGTCCAGCAGCATTTTACACACTTCCAGAGCCGCGGCCGTAACGATGGGGGTTCCGCCGAAAGTCGATGCGTGAGCACCGGGTGAAAAGGCAGCCGCAATCGCTTCGCGCGACAACATCGCTCCAATGGGCAAGCCGTTGGCCAAGGCCTTCGCCAGGGTCATAATATCCGGCTCGACACCAAAATGCTGATAGGCGAAAAGCTGTCCGGTGCGCCCCATTCCGGTTTGAATTTCATCAAAAATAAGTAGTGTGCCGGTTTCATCACAGAGCTG
Above is a window of Desulfobacterales bacterium DNA encoding:
- the folK gene encoding 2-amino-4-hydroxy-6-hydroxymethyldihydropteridine diphosphokinase → MAIHIVYISVGSNMGDRLQNCRQGITTLTRGAKSRAIAQSRVYTTEPVDYKNQDWFINMVVKLETALDPFELLDQIEKVQRAAGRKRDVIRFGPRVLDLDILLYDDRIIESEHLIVPHPRMHQRRFVLKPICDIDPTILHPVLHQSMQSLLDQLGEDEQKVIEYQ
- the dapF gene encoding diaminopimelate epimerase is translated as MNPIPFYKMSGAGNDFIIIDNRDHKINDDDLTGFISEVCRRKMSAGADGLILIETSERHDFRWRFFNSDGSRAEMCGNGARCAARFAHITGIAGSTLTFETDAGLVSAQIDKERVKVQMPDPSNLKLDYALKLSNISLEISSINTGVPHAVAFVEQVDDLDVVALGREIRHHHTFAPAGTNANFVEHRQGNAIKIRTYERGVEDETLACGTGAIASAIISASRFNLQPPVEVETRSASRLTIYFDVADGQYQHIYMEGDARLIYTGELQPDAWR
- the lysA gene encoding diaminopimelate decarboxylase, with product MHHFTYRENQLFCEDVPVQRIADKVGTPFYLYSHATLTRHLTAFKEAFEKIDYLVCFSAKANTNLAILKLFAAGGCGLDIVSGGELYRGLQAGFAPERIVYSGVGKRIDEIDDALKAGILMFNLESIDELKQIDQRAAALNRQAKVAIRVNPDVDPKTHPYISTGLKKNKFGINTEAAIEGYQLASKLEHIDVIGIDCHIGSQITEAGPFEDALKSVRALMLRLKSELGIDIRYIDMGGGLGITYGDESPPSLSEYAKAFLKHLEGSAVTLVLEPGRVLVGNAGILVTRALYKKSGPDKKFIIVDAGMNDLLRPTLYNAFHEIKPVVRTAASPTVADVVGPICESGDFLAADRRLADVEGGNLLAVMSAGAYGFVMSSNYCSRPRVAEVMVKDDQFHVVKQRETYEDLVRGESLPPFLND
- the argH gene encoding argininosuccinate lyase, with product MSEKLWAGRFKENTAEIVETFTSSIDVDRRLYAFDIQGSIAHCKTLAKAGIITSKEARQLTAGLKKVEKEIEAHAFDYQAALEDIHMHIESRLAEIVGPVAQKLHTARSRNDQVALDVRLYLKDAVAVIIGLMGRLRKALVRVAKRHVETVLPGYTHLQRAQPVLLAHHLLAYYEMFSRDTERLNDCLVRIDVMPLGSAALAGTSHPIDRKYTAGLLGFKKVSANSMDSVADRDFMIEFLSAASICMMHLSRLSEELILWSSAEFDFIELPDAFATGSSIMPQKKNPDVAELIRGKSGSVFGNLMAMLTIMKSLPLSYNRDMQEDKALLFDAVDTLSACVAITAQLLPKIKFNKRRMQAAAEMGYLNATDLADYLVTKGMPFRKAHHCVGQIVGYAIHKRKEILALSLAELQQFSDLIEAEIFDFLETQQMIDRRATIGGTATRSVKAAVKAAEKQLQKGA
- a CDS encoding argininosuccinate synthase yields the protein MTDQINKVVLAYSGGLDTSVILKWLIETYHCEVVTFSAAIGQEDDLEEIRENAYNTGATKAYIEDLTEEFVSEYVFPAFRANAIYEGQYLLGTSLARPLIAKRQIEIAHLEKAEAVSHGATGKGNDQVRFELGYLSHDPGIRIIAPWREWDLNSRTALMEFAARHGIAVQATHDKPYSTDSNLLHISYEGGILEDPWAEAPEDIFTLTVSPKQAPDKAEVIELTFQKGNPVELNGKKLTAAEMLKALNSCGGQHGIGRVDLVENRYVGMKSRGVYETPGGTILRAAHMAMESITLDREVVHLRDSLIPKYAQLIYNGFWFAPEMKVLQNMIDMTQQNVSGTVRLELYKGNCRVLGRKSDRSLYREDFATFEDDQVYNQKDAEGFIRLNALRLRIQKLIEK
- the argF gene encoding ornithine carbamoyltransferase, with the protein product MTKHLLTLADMAKDEFEAFFKRAVELKERQQKGTAQALHAGKSLGLLFDKPSTRTRVSFETAMVQLGGSPLFISSKDTQMSRAEPIKDTARVLSRYLDALAIRTFSQTTIEEFAQFSTIPVINALTDAYHPCQVLSDLLTVIEHKGSVDNLKIAWIGDGNNMAQSWINAAAVLGFELSLACPPDYFPEKQIVDRAKKKPAARITLGSDPVAAIKDADVVNTDVWASMGQEDEQQSRKKIFAPFQVNAALMKKAAEDAIVLHCLPAHREEEISEEVLEGPQSVVWDQSENKLHMHKAILDILISQ